A portion of the Ricinus communis isolate WT05 ecotype wild-type chromosome 10, ASM1957865v1, whole genome shotgun sequence genome contains these proteins:
- the LOC8284264 gene encoding RING-H2 finger protein ATL52 isoform X3, protein MTYEVSNESLQGAGNGGLDETLIKSITVRIYKKGDGFIEGMDCSVCLTEFQENDSLRLLPKCNHAFHLPCIDTWLKSHASCPLCRAHIASANILLAQAQQQLPPPPSPPTQEPPQPSNSPSMSALQHQYRMNEGIQDLERGGGQEEAVVGVVVGGGGDPDDRDTPKARIQDFGLSENVIEIRDDEEGGDGGGRIQPIRRSVSLNSSFLCQNQVSIADILRISEDDDDDDDDDANHQRRDLDKNRTGILNMVRSPLALRRSISAGRFIFSRYDKASRSSIIPN, encoded by the coding sequence ATGACGTATGAAGTGAGTAATGAATCTCTGCAAGGTGCTGGCAATGGCGGATTGGATGAGACACTTATCAAGTCAATCACTGTACGTATATACAAGAAAGGAGATGGCTTTATTGAAGGCATGGACTGTTCTGTCTGTTTAACTgaatttcaagaaaatgacAGCCTAAGGTTACTGCCCAAGTGTAACCATGCATTTCATCTTCCTTGTATTGATACCTGGCTTAAATCTCATGCCAGTTGTCCTCTTTGCCGTGCTCATATTGCATCCGCCAATATATTGCTTGCTCAAGCTCAACAACAGCTACCGCCGCCGCCGTCGCCGCCTACTCAAGAACCACCTCAGCCCAGTAACAGCCCTTCTATGTCTGCCCTTCAACATCAATATAGGATGAATGAAGGCATTCAAGATTTAGAAAGGGGTGGTGGTCAAGAAGAAGCTGTGGTTGGCGTCGTTGTTGGTGGTGGCGGTGATCCTGATGACCGTGATACACCAAAGGCAAGGATTCAAGATTTCGGATTAAGTGAAAATGTAATTGAAATTAGAGATGACGAGGAGGGTGGTGATGGTGGTGGCAGAATTCAGCCAATTAGAAGGTCAGTTTCATtgaattcttcttttctctgcCAAAACCAAGTTTCAATTGCTGACATACTAAGAATTAGCGAAGATGACgacgatgatgatgatgatgatgctaaTCACCAAAGAAGAGATTTAGATAAGAACAGAACAGGGATCTTGAATATGGTTAGAAGTCCTCTTGCTCTGAGAAGATCAATTTCAGCAGGAAGATTCATATTCTCAAGGTATGATAAAGCCAGCAGGAGTTCTATTATTCCTAATTGA
- the LOC8284264 gene encoding RING-H2 finger protein ATL52 isoform X1, with product MQREKETHQAPCLLYFAYPSHLSPPFFLLPSFLYYPLAPPSLSSVDIEASEPYKKKKETVAEQVIFIKDSYRYNMGSVGNQNPWAPYDTYKDCTQGICSIYCPQWCYIIFPPPPPFNLGGSDDGGDSGTDFSPLIIAIIGILASAFILVSYYTIISKYCRRRNNDEDSMTYEVSNESLQGAGNGGLDETLIKSITVRIYKKGDGFIEGMDCSVCLTEFQENDSLRLLPKCNHAFHLPCIDTWLKSHASCPLCRAHIASANILLAQAQQQLPPPPSPPTQEPPQPSNSPSMSALQHQYRMNEGIQDLERGGGQEEAVVGVVVGGGGDPDDRDTPKARIQDFGLSENVIEIRDDEEGGDGGGRIQPIRRSVSLNSSFLCQNQVSIADILRISEDDDDDDDDDANHQRRDLDKNRTGILNMVRSPLALRRSISAGRFIFSRYDKASRSSIIPN from the coding sequence ATGCAGAGAGAGAAGGAGACACATCAAGCTCCCTGTCTCCTCTACTTTGCTTACCCTTCACATCTAAGCCCTCCTTTCTTTCTGCTTCCTTCTTTTCTGTACTACCCACTTGCCCCTCCCTCTCTTTCTAGTGTAGATATTGAGGCAAGTGAAccatacaaaaaaaaaaaagaaaccgtCGCAGAACAAGTGATTTTTATCAAAGATTCATACAGATACAACATGGGTTCTGTTGGGAACCAGAATCCATGGGCACCATATGATACTTATAAAGACTGTACTCAAGGAATTTGCAGCATATATTGTCCACAATGGTGCTACATAATATTCCCACCTCCACCTCCTTTTAATCTTGGTGGTAGTGATGATGGTGGTGATTCGGGCACAGATTTTTCTCCTCTTATCATTGCTATTATTGGTATCTTGGCAAGTGCTTTCATATTGGTAAGTTACTATACTATCATCTCCAAGTATTGCAGGAGGAGAAACAACGATGAAGATAGCATGACGTATGAAGTGAGTAATGAATCTCTGCAAGGTGCTGGCAATGGCGGATTGGATGAGACACTTATCAAGTCAATCACTGTACGTATATACAAGAAAGGAGATGGCTTTATTGAAGGCATGGACTGTTCTGTCTGTTTAACTgaatttcaagaaaatgacAGCCTAAGGTTACTGCCCAAGTGTAACCATGCATTTCATCTTCCTTGTATTGATACCTGGCTTAAATCTCATGCCAGTTGTCCTCTTTGCCGTGCTCATATTGCATCCGCCAATATATTGCTTGCTCAAGCTCAACAACAGCTACCGCCGCCGCCGTCGCCGCCTACTCAAGAACCACCTCAGCCCAGTAACAGCCCTTCTATGTCTGCCCTTCAACATCAATATAGGATGAATGAAGGCATTCAAGATTTAGAAAGGGGTGGTGGTCAAGAAGAAGCTGTGGTTGGCGTCGTTGTTGGTGGTGGCGGTGATCCTGATGACCGTGATACACCAAAGGCAAGGATTCAAGATTTCGGATTAAGTGAAAATGTAATTGAAATTAGAGATGACGAGGAGGGTGGTGATGGTGGTGGCAGAATTCAGCCAATTAGAAGGTCAGTTTCATtgaattcttcttttctctgcCAAAACCAAGTTTCAATTGCTGACATACTAAGAATTAGCGAAGATGACgacgatgatgatgatgatgatgctaaTCACCAAAGAAGAGATTTAGATAAGAACAGAACAGGGATCTTGAATATGGTTAGAAGTCCTCTTGCTCTGAGAAGATCAATTTCAGCAGGAAGATTCATATTCTCAAGGTATGATAAAGCCAGCAGGAGTTCTATTATTCCTAATTGA
- the LOC8284264 gene encoding RING-H2 finger protein ATL52 isoform X4 translates to MNLCKVLAMADWMRHLSSQSLCPLCRAHIASANILLAQAQQQLPPPPSPPTQEPPQPSNSPSMSALQHQYRMNEGIQDLERGGGQEEAVVGVVVGGGGDPDDRDTPKARIQDFGLSENVIEIRDDEEGGDGGGRIQPIRRSVSLNSSFLCQNQVSIADILRISEDDDDDDDDDANHQRRDLDKNRTGILNMVRSPLALRRSISAGRFIFSRYDKASRSSIIPN, encoded by the exons ATGAATCTCTGCAAGGTGCTGGCAATGGCGGATTGGATGAGACACTTATCAAGTCAATCACT TTGTCCTCTTTGCCGTGCTCATATTGCATCCGCCAATATATTGCTTGCTCAAGCTCAACAACAGCTACCGCCGCCGCCGTCGCCGCCTACTCAAGAACCACCTCAGCCCAGTAACAGCCCTTCTATGTCTGCCCTTCAACATCAATATAGGATGAATGAAGGCATTCAAGATTTAGAAAGGGGTGGTGGTCAAGAAGAAGCTGTGGTTGGCGTCGTTGTTGGTGGTGGCGGTGATCCTGATGACCGTGATACACCAAAGGCAAGGATTCAAGATTTCGGATTAAGTGAAAATGTAATTGAAATTAGAGATGACGAGGAGGGTGGTGATGGTGGTGGCAGAATTCAGCCAATTAGAAGGTCAGTTTCATtgaattcttcttttctctgcCAAAACCAAGTTTCAATTGCTGACATACTAAGAATTAGCGAAGATGACgacgatgatgatgatgatgatgctaaTCACCAAAGAAGAGATTTAGATAAGAACAGAACAGGGATCTTGAATATGGTTAGAAGTCCTCTTGCTCTGAGAAGATCAATTTCAGCAGGAAGATTCATATTCTCAAGGTATGATAAAGCCAGCAGGAGTTCTATTATTCCTAATTGA
- the LOC8284264 gene encoding RING-H2 finger protein ATL51 isoform X2: protein MQREKETHQAPCLLYFAYPSHLSPPFFLLPSFLYYPLAPPSLSSVDIEASEPYKKKKETVAEQVIFIKDSYRYNMGSVGNQNPWAPYDTYKDCTQGICSIYCPQWCYIIFPPPPPFNLGGSDDGGDSGTDFSPLIIAIIGILASAFILVSYYTIISKYCRRRNNDEDSMTYEVSNESLQGAGNGGLDETLIKSITVRIYKKGDGFIEGMDCSVCLTEFQENDSLRLLPKCNHAFHLPCIDTWLKSHASCPLCRAHIASANILLAQAQQQLPPPPSPPTQEPPQPSNSPSMSALQHQYRMNEGIQDLERGGGQEEAVVGVVVGGGGDPDDRDTPKARIQDFGLSENVIEIRDDEEGGDGGGRIQPIRR, encoded by the exons ATGCAGAGAGAGAAGGAGACACATCAAGCTCCCTGTCTCCTCTACTTTGCTTACCCTTCACATCTAAGCCCTCCTTTCTTTCTGCTTCCTTCTTTTCTGTACTACCCACTTGCCCCTCCCTCTCTTTCTAGTGTAGATATTGAGGCAAGTGAAccatacaaaaaaaaaaaagaaaccgtCGCAGAACAAGTGATTTTTATCAAAGATTCATACAGATACAACATGGGTTCTGTTGGGAACCAGAATCCATGGGCACCATATGATACTTATAAAGACTGTACTCAAGGAATTTGCAGCATATATTGTCCACAATGGTGCTACATAATATTCCCACCTCCACCTCCTTTTAATCTTGGTGGTAGTGATGATGGTGGTGATTCGGGCACAGATTTTTCTCCTCTTATCATTGCTATTATTGGTATCTTGGCAAGTGCTTTCATATTGGTAAGTTACTATACTATCATCTCCAAGTATTGCAGGAGGAGAAACAACGATGAAGATAGCATGACGTATGAAGTGAGTAATGAATCTCTGCAAGGTGCTGGCAATGGCGGATTGGATGAGACACTTATCAAGTCAATCACTGTACGTATATACAAGAAAGGAGATGGCTTTATTGAAGGCATGGACTGTTCTGTCTGTTTAACTgaatttcaagaaaatgacAGCCTAAGGTTACTGCCCAAGTGTAACCATGCATTTCATCTTCCTTGTATTGATACCTGGCTTAAATCTCATGCCAGTTGTCCTCTTTGCCGTGCTCATATTGCATCCGCCAATATATTGCTTGCTCAAGCTCAACAACAGCTACCGCCGCCGCCGTCGCCGCCTACTCAAGAACCACCTCAGCCCAGTAACAGCCCTTCTATGTCTGCCCTTCAACATCAATATAGGATGAATGAAGGCATTCAAGATTTAGAAAGGGGTGGTGGTCAAGAAGAAGCTGTGGTTGGCGTCGTTGTTGGTGGTGGCGGTGATCCTGATGACCGTGATACACCAAAGGCAAGGATTCAAGATTTCGGATTAAGTGAAAATGTAATTGAAATTAGAGATGACGAGGAGGGTGGTGATGGTGGTGGCAGAATTCAGCCAATTAGAAG ATGA